caagccccaggctctgtggtttaacccacagcgccacccgcatcccactacCAACATTGTAGCCTTCACAAATGTTGTGAAATTGTTTAAGAAAAGTCCAgttgtccgtccccccccccccgggtttacTTTTACAGACTCTTTGTAACTTCAGTCAACAGAGAGGATCTTAATTCAGGATTGGGAAACCCCTCCagcaaggccagggatgatgggcattgccatccaacatcatctggagggccacaggtcattCCTTCCCCCCATTCCTGTCCTCATGTCTTTCCTTCGAGAAAGAAAAGCATATAAAACATTGTATATAAAACTGACTGGGGGAGAACGTTGTCTTTAGACTGTTAAAAGCTTACACGTTCCCATTTGACTTTTCTTGCAGGGTTTGGCAGTTTGTGACAGCTGTCATGTTTTCTGGGGTTGCCATCATGGTAAGTGGCCTCCTCTAAGGTGGAGTCTCAAGTTGAGCTGGGGTGGGAATTTGGTTCAGTTTTACATGTTGTACTTTATGGAATAGCatacaaaccaaaatgcagctttCCTTTGACACTTGTAGTTTTCTGAATTCGATGCATGTATTGGGGGAAAGCGTGCATAAAAATGGATACatgagtgaaaacaacatacaaaatacattctgtTCAGGAAAAGTGTTTGCTGAAATGTGCAcatttaggagaaatgtgcaatgAAATGCAGACAATTTTTTTAtgaggacatttttaaaaaatcacatgttGATGCTGAAGGGTGGAGAAGCGAAATtaagatggggggaaatgagcaTCTAAAATTGACAAATTTATTCATCCTAGTCTATAAACCAGTCATACTTGGTACCCTAAAATGAgcatttccctttcttctctttcttgctGTAAGCACCTCACTGGCCTTTACACTTGCAATGGGTGGCTGCGCTGCTCCTCATCCTAACCAGGGCTCCAGCATCCATCTGCACACATTTATACTTCCCCAAGCCATGCATGCTCATCTCTCCCTTCAGTTGAGGACAATTTTTCTGAGTGAAGCAGGGTGAAGCACCATAAGCTTTCTCCATTGAAATTTGTTTCTTTCCTGTAGGCTCTCGCCTTTCCTGAACAGCTCTACGATGCTGTCTTTGAGGAAGAGTCAGTCAACAGTAAGACACCTATCCGTCTGTATGGAGGAGCCTTACTAAGTGAGTGGATTGCTGCTCGGCTAACTGGTCGCTCATCTTGTGATGTTAGCTGGGTTGTGATGTTAGCTGTGATGTTAGCTACAGAAGTGGGGCTGGATTTCCTGGGGTGGGGGTTATGCCATGCCACTACAATACAcacagtttacagtggtaccttgggttaagtacttaattggttctggaagtctgtgcttaacctgaagcgtacttaacctgaagcgaactttcccattgaaagtaatggaaagtggattaatctgtttcagacaggtctgcggagtacttaaatcgaaagtactcaacctgaagcatacttaacctgaggtatgactgtacttccatGGAGCAGGTGTGAAATATGGTGTGACCACCAGCTCCCCTTTGAAAAGGTAAAGAGCCTGATATCTCTGAAGATATTCAGATTAACTGTTGAGATAGCCAGCAACATTGGGTGAATCCACAATATTTTGACTGGCAAGGCTAGCCCTACCAATAGATAAGAGTCTGGTAACTATCTTAGGTGGCAAATActgcaaggggcgggggggggggggggaagaattgtGACAGCTGGCTGTTAAGTCTTGTGGCATGTGAAGGGGAAATCATCGTGTCCTGGTCACTACAGCAGCTGGTCACTTCAATGCTGTGGCAAAACAATGGGGTTACCGTAAATTTCATAAACTTGTAGCAATTGTGCCAGTAAGCTGAGCTGCGATGTCATGTTGTGCGCCTGTGGAGCTGGAATAGTAAAAtgattggctgtggtggcttTGCTCCCAAACAATAGATACCAAAAGCTATTCTGAAATGAGCACTGGAAGAGGTTGTAAATTTGTTTCTAGATTGAACCCTCTACAGTGTAGGTGGGTGTTAACAAGCACCATTGAATATTTCTCCATAAAACAACAAACTTTATATATCTGGAAAACTAGGTTTAGGGAGAAGCCAGCTAGTATTTCCTTATACCcctaaaggcacactcctccactgcatcgtgagacagatggatgccagcaaaagTCAGCTAGTTTTCTAAGTTCAGGGgatctctctccccgccccgcccctgccGGTGGAGAAGCATTACCTGTTATATGGCTAGCTGCTTTAGGAACTATTGCAGTATCCATAGCGCCACATTCCTGTTGCTTTTTCTGGAAGATATTTTGAGACAAAGCCAGCTTGTGCTGGGCACAACTATGTAAGAAGTAGGGCAATGCATTCTTCTTATAACTACAGGCTTGTGTCTGGTAGTCAGAGGCAATTCTAGCGCAGCTGGAAAATTCTTTATTGACTTATCCTGTAAGCCTGTAGCATCACCTAGTGGTAGCAAGTGGACATGCAGCAGTTTTGTGTTCCTCAGTGGCTACATTCACAGCACTCATGTAAAAAAGCACTATGCCACAATTTTAAAGTCATgctctcccctttaaaaaaaaaagattctaagagctgctgtttgttaagggtgctaaaacTCCTATTccactcccagagctacaatttccagagtggtttaacagtcaatcccttttcacagggaactctgggaattgtagttctctgataggaatagggctctcctaacagctctctgAGCCCTAAacggactacatctcccagaatcaTTTGTGGGAAGCCATTACTGCTTAAAGTCGTATCTTAGCCCTTTAGATATGTGACCCATTTAAAGATGGATCATTTAAGCAACTTCACCTTGCAGCAAACTTTGCTTGCGTGTTCTTTGTTTTCACCAGGGCTGCTGTACAGCCTCCCTTTCTGAGTTTCCATCTCCCAGTACTTTCCCCTCCCCATACCATCATATTTGAGTATTTCCTCTTGCCTAGAGTTGAACAGGTAAAAACTCCTCTGTCTTTTAATGTGTATGGAGCCAAAGAAGGGGACAGGAATAGCTAGTGCAACTTGCTCTTCCTCAGCAGGTAGTGTAGGGCATTAGCTTTGCCTTGGTACTCTTGTTTTTGAAATATGCAAGCAGATTACTGCTCCCAATGAGATACAGCCAGCGTTATCTTCCCTAGACCTTTTTGCCAGGCTGCTTTTGGTTCTTGTACCTCTTCCATGGGTTGCAGAAAATGAAAGGTTGCAACAGGGCTAGAAATGTCCTGGTGGAAGTGGACGAACGCATCTGCCAGTATCATTAAGGGTAGGGAGGGGTTGGCTTCCTTTCTTTGCCTTTGGCATTGCATGTGTAGTGCTCCTATTGATGAGAGAAGGTCCTCTATGACAGGAGAGTTCAAgaggaaatggtgtgtgtgtgtttctgtttctggGTGTAAAATGCACATGATCATAACAGATGCCAGGCAAGCTTTGGAAACTTAAATCTTATTTCAAAACTTTCATATCACTTTATGATTTGATATTGTTAGGTCAGTTTTAAGAGCTTTTCCCATAAagcaagatttttaaaagaatacatacataccctgcccatctggctgggtttccccagccaccctgggcggcttccaacaaaagattaaaaatacattaaaacaccagtcattaaaaacttccctaaacagggctgccttcagatgtcttctaaacatcaggtagttgttaatttctttgagatctgatgggaggacattccacagggcgggcgccactaccaagaaggccttctgcctggttccctttaatttggcttctcacagtgaaggaactgccagaaggcccttggcactggacctcagtgtccggtttgaacgatgggggtggagatgctccttcaggtatactgtgttTGTATCAACAGCATCTCTTAGAGGGCGATGTCTTTCTACATGTGGCTTCAGTAGATGAcacctcccctttctctctgtcATCCCTTTCCCTCCAATCACCTTTAGGTATCTCCCTCATCATGTGGAATGCCTTGTACACAGCTGAGAAGATCATAATGCGTTGGACTCTGCTGACAGAAGCATGTTACTTTGGAGTACAGTTCTTGGGTAAATATGCCTCTTTATGGTCACAGGCATGTGCTCTCCCTTTGCTTTCACTGTAGAAGGGAAACTTCGATACACGGTGTGCGGTGTCATGCTGAGGTTGGTCAGGCCCAAGACACACAGGCCTTTCTTTGCAAAAGGAGAATGCAAGCATACAAGGACTAAACATTCAGACCAAACATGAAAGTTCAAAGCTTTTGTTCCTAAAAATTAATATTGTGAAGCTGGAATATTTCTTGTCCTTCAGAAGAGAGAAACCGTAGAAAGAGGTGGGTAGAAATAGAAGTGAAGCCATAGCTCAACTTAGCACTCTAACCCTCAGTCATAACACACAAAAGATGGGGTGTATTCAGACACATGCATACCAAGGACCCAGGTTAGAGATCCTGTAACAAGCAAAAACGGGGAACGGTGAATGCTACTGACATGTCTCTCCTTGGATGGCTCTGCATTAAGACTTTTCTGAATTGCAAGCCTTTTCCCAGTTGGTTTTCTTGGTCTTCTCAGCTGTGTCATTTagaagttatttaaaacaaaaatacaatgcaaaacCAATAAAACTGTGCCATGGAAGCAtgtggaaacaaaacaaattggGATTCACATGATGCAAACGGTActttcagggagggagggggaagtaagGGTGCTAAATTCAGTTTAATTGTGGAACCTGAATTTTCTGGAATGTAATTAGATTCTACTTGCCAGAGTGCAACAGATCGCAACTTAGCCCTTGAGTACCAAGTAAAATCTCGTGGCTGCTTCGGTTGCATGCCtgattttttaaaggggaaacatgTTGAAAACATGTGTCATAGGTTGCACTCTtaaggctgctgctgcagggaacCCATGCCACAAAATGCCTTTCTGTGGCATCAGTAGCTCATGTGAAGTGGGATGGTGTCATTCAGCAAGGTCTTAACCACTCCAGCACCCATCTCTCACCAAAAACAAGCACCCCAGCTCTGTTTCTCTGTTAAGTTAAAGTCAAGAAggtaggaagagcctgctggattcagCCGccggcatcctgctctcacagcagccaaccagatacctttgggaagcctgcaagcgggGCCTGAGGGCAGCAGCACTCAGAGCCAAATAGACACTGCTTCATAGGAGCAACAAACTGCGGTTCTAACTGCAACCGAAGCATCCAGGTTCTGCTAGAGTAGGCACGAAGTGACCTTTTCCTGTTTTCTCAAGAGGTGTTCTAGGGGGTAGGCAACGGAGTTGAAAAcgtgtctttcttttcttccaacctccttttctctctctttcagtcaCCAGCATCACCCTGGTTGAGAGCGGCCGGGGGTCCACGGGAGCCACACTGCTCCTCATCAGTCGGGTCCTCTTTGTACTTAtcagcttttattattattaccaacttGGACGCAGACCCAAGAAAGTCTAACTTCCACGACTGCTGAGGGCTGGTGCAGAGAGGGGGCTGTCATAATTTCTGCATTCCTTTTGCTCATTTTTGTGgggctttttttctctctttctttttttttaaaaaaacaaccaccagacttccTTACGGCATGCATCAATGTATAAATAAATCCAGTGCTGTTGTTGCCACCACACtggaggtggaagaggagagtTCAAGATGACTCCATGGGAAGAGGCCATGAAAACAGAGATAAGGCAGGAGATTCAGGGATGTGGGTGGGCAAGATTAGCTATTTGTAGCCATTCTCCTCTGTGAATCTAGGCAGTGATACATGATCAAAATATACACTCGCGGAAACAGCATCATTTCAAAACGACATTCAAAGGGCAAAGAAAGTGATATCAGCTCCTGTGTACAGGGGACGAATTGGGAATCTTTTCTCTGCAACTGGCAATCTGCTGTTGGGGCTTTTGGTAGCATTCCCTTCGGTTGAAATGTGTGCTGGGGACTTGCCATATAAAGGGCTCAAAAGGGCCATATTTTCCTTATCTTCTAGGACGTTGGAAGTCAGTAACCTGAAGAGATTCCTTAGGTAGTGATGTCCTTGTTATGAATGCaacctattctttttttttaaaaaaagagagcatttgctgtagtaattttaaaaaatgattccaGCTGATTTTTGAAGGAGTTCTTGAAAAAATATCAGATTTGGCTATTGCTGCCTCTTTGTTTTGTGGGgtatctccccgccccccaaccctACCACCACTCTTCCTGTTGGTTTATTCTGTTGGCCTTTTTAGTTCTAAATGTTACAAAAAATGCCTTCAGATGATTCTGGATGGAGTCTGTTAGAAAGGAAATGGGGCAAGGGACCAATAAGGAAACCGTGAGTTCACACAATCtcttgtttacaaaaaaaatggcAACACACAGTAATACACTTGAACAGAAGTGGGCAagacgtggccctccagattatgTTGGAGCTTCAGCTGCAGCCAgcctctgccagcatggccaaccgtGAGGGATAGtgtaagttgtagtccagccacatctggaaggcccagGGGTTAGCCACTTCTGCACTCTATGGTTTAATTGCTACCAGGCACCAGCCCGTTCAAAAGGAAAATACTATACTATACTTTTGTGGGAACACATTCCTAAATTGAGTAACCAAGAAAACTGCAGGAAAAGGCCATGATACAAAAGTGGTTGCATGTACTTGCTAGACTAGTTCAGTGCATATGCTGGAATGACGTGtattagcctccccccccccactccccgatTGTGGTGGTCCTTCTAGCCTTCTGTGAAATAGATTAGCAGTGCAAGAGGCTGTGTACATCTGGTTCCTCTGTCACTTTCCACAGGGTTCTACCCCAACTGAATTGCTTACTTTTACCATATTGTGAGTTACGGATATGAGTCTGGGCCCAGAGGCATGTTTGCACATCAGGTGCCTGCTTGGTGTGAGGAAGAGGCTGCCATAGGGCTGCAAAGTCTCCTGAACTCACTGGCTGTGCTAGAGAGTGGGATCTGTGGTGGTCTCCATGTCTGGTGGCCTGTGTAATGTTTGCCAGTAGCGATGGGTAACCCATCCCAAACATCTGAGGCATTCCGACTATTAGCATTTCATTCTTAACCAAAATTAAAGCAATGAATATATTTCATTGATATCTCCTGCCTCAATCTCAGTGTGAATAATGATGTTGGAGAGACTAGTATAGTTTTGATGTTGAAGGATGTTTCTCTCGGTGTGCCAATGAATCTTTCCCAAATAGGCAAACAGACCAAAGTTTGAaatctctccttctcttccccccaccccctaccctcGTTGGGATTTCAAATATAATTAGGAAGTGTTTACCATCCTCCTACAGACCACAGTCTTATTTATTACTTTGGGCTCTGCTCTagcatttccccatttttaaagcttttgatAAATGCAATGAAGTTTCAAATCTCAGTCCTCCATAGATACACCTCACAGTATAGTCTTTGCATTTTGTACTCCTCTTGAACTGAGACAGGAGGAATTCTGTATTGGTTGTGGATTTAAAGGCTGTTTGTCAGGACAGGTGTGTCGACCAGCCATTTTGAAGTGGATGCAGCAAATCTAGGATAGGTGCCTGTGTATCCACCTTTGTGCCAGGACTGCAGTACCTGCATGGGAACACTTTACCCTTTTGAGACTGAGACAACATCCTCACACCTTcagcaacaagaagaaaatgTACTCGGAAAGTCACAGGGACCCTTCATGGACTGTTGGCAACATGCACCGTCTTTTGGCTGCAGTGGTCTCCCGAAGACTTCCTTTACCTTCTTTTGGCATCAAACGTCTGCATGAACTTGGACTACCATGAGTGTTGCAGTTTGAGGCCGCATCAAGTGGGTCCTCAAAGACTATTTGAACTGAATATCCATGTTGATCATGCAAGTGTAGACTTTAGAACCCCAGGGTAATGGTGCCTAGTGGTCCAGCGTGAGGTTTAACTCCTCCAACCTGAGCAATTTTGTTAATGCTAGTTTTAAGTGTCACTCTCAGTTCTTTCGTCTGTATGTACACTATGTGAAATAAGTATGGTTTTCAGCAGTTGCTGCCTGGCTTTGAGCATTTTGCATCAAGGAGGGTCTGGGACTCGGGCTGGGCCTATTTTGAAGATGACTGGACTGCAGAAAGAGGAGCCTTTTTGGAGTTTCTTTCACCTGATGTCCAAAAATCATGAGTTGAGATGGGGGAAGGAGGAACCATAACTGCTTCTAAATTGCAACTTTTTGGTCTACTTTCTGGTCCCAATTGTTTATACAATtggcatttgaaaaacaaaacaaaatcagcagTAAAGTCACACCTGCTTTCACTTGACCCTTTGACCAAAATTCACCTTGGGATAGTCAACAAGTCACACCAATAGTGGATACCTGGCCTTGTAGGGCTATTACCTTAGGCATGTTCTTGTATTTGTGGCTGCAGCAGACATGGATATGAGTTTCATACAGAATAGAAGAGGCCattgctcagtagtagagcacattATTTACATGAGGCCACCTTAACAcaagag
The nucleotide sequence above comes from Zootoca vivipara chromosome 1, rZooViv1.1, whole genome shotgun sequence. Encoded proteins:
- the TP53I11 gene encoding tumor protein p53-inducible protein 11, with amino-acid sequence MATKQPPPLMKKHSQTDLVSRLKTRKILGVGGEDDDGEVHRSKISQVLGNEIKFAVKEPLGLRVWQFVTAVMFSGVAIMALAFPEQLYDAVFEEESVNSKTPIRLYGGALLSISLIMWNALYTAEKIIMRWTLLTEACYFGVQFLVTSITLVESGRGSTGATLLLISRVLFVLISFYYYYQLGRRPKKV